In a single window of the Mugil cephalus isolate CIBA_MC_2020 chromosome 6, CIBA_Mcephalus_1.1, whole genome shotgun sequence genome:
- the tmem221 gene encoding transmembrane protein 221, which translates to MTLKYSQRSLIVLSLLGILSAIMSVLSVILIFQLQSHQTAVKESPPSISALLPAHVWAVLPPVSTVLSALSLTLNMSSVVVCLLHSYFSTEVCRGEQDTERADWFLLDSRAVRHVAIGLFCLGVSVYLAAMSIFMLLIFEIETGIASACVLASGILILLLAVIHSLVKASHKSKHYRGDNFDTLYQNDHRSSSAPVSRPCELKIGVDKPRIHRSQSHVQHPITYPLCSNPRQREQYQQQQHSPTGGLPGQSSDKDGYSSGGSCPRMHRTLSTESGLLQAQVKPWNGVNNEMRSVLARKSGISAKDSTLV; encoded by the exons atgacgcTCAAGTACAGCCAGCGGTCTCTGATTGTTCTGTCTTTACTGGGGATCTTGTCGGCCATCATGTCCGTCCTGTCGGTGATTTTGATTTTCCAGCTGCAGTCCCACCAGACTGCGGTGAAGGAGTCTCCCCCGTCCATCTCCGCGCTCCTGCCCGCTCACGTCTGGGCCGTCCTGCCGCCGGTGTCCACGGTGCTCTCCGCCCTGTCCCTCACCCTCAACATGAGCTCTGTGGTGGTGTGCCTCCTCCACAGCTACTTTTCCACCGAGGTCTGCAGAGGGGAGCAGGACACTGAGAG AGCAGACTGGTTTCTGTTGGACAGCAGAGCTGTACGACATGTGGCTATTGGACTTTTCTGCCTGGGGGTTTCCGTCTACTTGGCAG CTATGTCCATCTTCATGCTCCTAATATTTGAGATAGAAACAGGTATTGCCAGCGCTTGCGTGCTCGCCTCTGGGATTCTGATCCTGCTGTTGGCTGTGATACACTCTCTGGTCAAAGCGTCGCACAAGTCCAAGCACTACCGCGGAGACAACTTTGACACCCTCTATCAGAACGACCACAGGAGCAGCAGCGCGCCAGTCTCTCGGCCCTGCGAGCTCAAGATCGGTGTGGACAAACCGCGGATTCATCGCAGCCAGTCTCACGTCCAGCATCCAATCACCTACCCTCTATGCAGCAACCCGAGACAGCGTGAACagtatcagcagcagcagcactcccCAACTGGAGGTTTGCCAGGCCAGTCCAGTGATAAAGACGGTTACAGCAGTGGTGGCAGCTGTCCTCGAATGCACAGGACCCTGTCTACTGAATCTGGTTTACTGCAGGCTCAGGTTAAACCCTGGAATGGGGTCAACAACGAGATGAGGAGCGTCCTCGCGCGCAAGTCAGGGATTTCTGCGAAAGACTCCACTCTCGTGTGA
- the borcs8 gene encoding BLOC-1-related complex subunit 8 isoform X2: MEDQEMQLKVRRVSDKFTESMYVLANEPSVALYRLQEHVRRSLPELVQHKTDMQSWEEQSQGAIYTVEYACSAVKSMTNSSLYFKNIDGLLRQAISMKEQISTSQGRRKRTVDSGMVKEGGEKHSSGM; encoded by the exons ATGGAGGACCAAGAGATGCAACTCAAAGTTAGACGAG TGAGTGACAAATTCACGGAGAGTATGTACGTCCTGGCTAACGAGCCGTCCGTGGCTCTCTACAGACTGCAGGAGCACGTCAGAAGGTCGCTGCCTGAACTGGTGCAACACAAG ACTGATATGCAGAGCTGGGAGGAACAAAGTCAAGGTGCTATTTATACTGTGGAGTATGCATGCAG TGCGGTGAAGAGCATGACGAACAGCAGCTTGTATTTCAAAAACATTGACGGCCTCCTCCGTCAAGCCATCAGCATGAAGGAGCAGATTAGTACCTCTCAAGGACGCAG gaAAAGGACCGTAGACTCCGGGATGgtgaaggaggggggagaaaagcaCAGCTCTGGGATGTGA
- the borcs8 gene encoding BLOC-1-related complex subunit 8 isoform X1, with product MEDQEMQLKVRRVSDKFTESMYVLANEPSVALYRLQEHVRRSLPELVQHKTDMQSWEEQSQGAIYTVEYACSAVKSMTNSSLYFKNIDGLLRQAISMKEQISTSQGRSLHDVTPSPSPPVSAPHPPPTSS from the exons ATGGAGGACCAAGAGATGCAACTCAAAGTTAGACGAG TGAGTGACAAATTCACGGAGAGTATGTACGTCCTGGCTAACGAGCCGTCCGTGGCTCTCTACAGACTGCAGGAGCACGTCAGAAGGTCGCTGCCTGAACTGGTGCAACACAAG ACTGATATGCAGAGCTGGGAGGAACAAAGTCAAGGTGCTATTTATACTGTGGAGTATGCATGCAG TGCGGTGAAGAGCATGACGAACAGCAGCTTGTATTTCAAAAACATTGACGGCCTCCTCCGTCAAGCCATCAGCATGAAGGAGCAGATTAGTACCTCTCAAGGACGCAG CTTACACGATGTGACTCCCTCTCCCAGCCCCCCTGTCTCTGCtccacaccccccacccactTCCTCATGA
- the borcs8 gene encoding BLOC-1-related complex subunit 8 isoform X3 encodes MEDQEMQLKVRRVSDKFTESMYVLANEPSVALYRLQEHVRRSLPELVQHKTDMQSWEEQSQGAIYTVEYACSAVKSMTNSSLYFKNIDGLLRQAISMKEQISTSQGRSPPVSAPHPPPTSS; translated from the exons ATGGAGGACCAAGAGATGCAACTCAAAGTTAGACGAG TGAGTGACAAATTCACGGAGAGTATGTACGTCCTGGCTAACGAGCCGTCCGTGGCTCTCTACAGACTGCAGGAGCACGTCAGAAGGTCGCTGCCTGAACTGGTGCAACACAAG ACTGATATGCAGAGCTGGGAGGAACAAAGTCAAGGTGCTATTTATACTGTGGAGTATGCATGCAG TGCGGTGAAGAGCATGACGAACAGCAGCTTGTATTTCAAAAACATTGACGGCCTCCTCCGTCAAGCCATCAGCATGAAGGAGCAGATTAGTACCTCTCAAGGACGCAG CCCCCCTGTCTCTGCtccacaccccccacccactTCCTCATGA
- the rfxank gene encoding DNA-binding protein RFXANK, with translation MEARGEDEVADGQHMQPSDANTCPSDSSVERSNENLEVDADDLFMHATTLTNKQRGNEVTVRPATLDSLSIHQLAAQGEVSQVAAHLSKDSSLLSRQDERGFTPLMWAAAFGEKAMVDFLLEKGADPKTVARERESALTLASSGGYVDIVESLLGHGVDIDTYDWNGGTPLLYAVRGNHVKCVEALLAKGADMTIESDSGYSPMALAVALGHKKIQKVLEDHILKLYKPPTRH, from the exons ATGGAGGCCAGAGGTGAGGATGAGGTTGCAGACGGCCAACATATGCAGCCAAGCGACGCTAATACATGTCCTTCCGATTCAAGTGTTGAGAGGTCCAATG AGAATTTGGAGGTGGATGCAGATGATTTGTTCATGCACGCCACCACTCTGACCAACAAGCAGCGTGGGAATGAGGTTACAGTACGACCCGCAACATTAGACT CTCTTTCTATACATCAACTGGCAGCTCAAGGCGAGGTTTCACAGGTGGCTGCACACCTGAGTAAAG ACAGCTCACTGCTCAGCAGACAGGATGAACGAGGCTTTACGCCTCTCATGTGGGCAGCAGCGTTTGGAGAGAAAGCAATGGTGGACTTTCTCTTGGAAAAG GGCGCGGACCCCAAAACTGTTgccagggagagagagagcgcccTGACACTGGCCAGCTCTGGTGGTTATGTGGACATTGTTGAGTCTCTACTCGGACACGGAGTGGATATTGACACTTACGACTGG AACGGTGGAACACCGCTTCTTTACGCTGTACGAGGGAACCACGTCAAATGTGTTGAGGCACTTCTAG CCAAAGGAGCCGATATGACCATCGAGTCTGACTCTGGGTACAGTCCAATGGCCTTAGCTGTTGCCCTCGGACACAAAAAAA TTCAGAAAGTGTTGGAGGACCATATCCTGAAACTCTACAAGCCACCAACACGACACTAG
- the LOC125009311 gene encoding nuclear receptor 2C2-associated protein produces MASSLICSETLSRVSSVLNRDVKQYGKKYMFDCNEETCWNSDQGECQWLSLEFPTSVRVSELKVQFQGGFSAKTCRLEGCPKDGDFTVLSHFYPEDNNSLQSFPIQEAPAVDKVKIMFENSADFFGRIIVYSLDLLGEKAS; encoded by the exons aTGGCATCTTCGTTGATTTGTAGCGAAACACTGAGCAG AGTGAGCTCAGTGCTCAACAGGGACGTGAAGCAGTATGGAAAGAAGTACATGTTTGACTGCAATGAAGAGACATGTTGGAACTCAGACCAG GGTGAATGTCAGTGGCTGTCCTTGGAGTTCCCTACGTCTGTCAGAGTATCGGAGTTAAAGGTCCAGTTCCAAGGGGGCTTCTCAGCAAAGACATGCAGGCTAGAAG GTTGCCCTAAAGATGGAGACTTCACAGTGCTCAGCCACTTTTACCCAGAGGACAACAACTCTCTTCAG AGCTTTCCCATACAGGAGGCCCCTGCAGTggacaaagtaaaaataatgtttGAGAATAGTGCTGACTTTTTTGGGAGAATTATTGTTTATTCCTTGGATCTCTTGGGGGAAAAAGCCTCATGA